The following proteins are encoded in a genomic region of Zea mays cultivar B73 chromosome 9, Zm-B73-REFERENCE-NAM-5.0, whole genome shotgun sequence:
- the LOC100192815 gene encoding phosphopantothenoylcysteine decarboxylase isoform X1, which produces MATSEPVQESLVVHYSQPSRPRVLLAASGSVAAIKFESLCRSFSEWADVRAVATTPSLHFVDRSSLPSGIVLYTDDDEWSTWKKIGDEVLHIELRKWADVMVIAPLSANTLAKIAGGLCDNLLTCIVRAWDYSKPLFVAPAMNTLMWNNPFTERHLHTINQLGIALIPPVTKRLACGDYGNGAMAETSQIHTSVRLACKTQPHDASSSLAGPVSNNRPSS; this is translated from the exons ATGGCTACATCAGAGCCAGTACAAGAGAGTTTGGTGGTGCACTACTCACAACCTAGTAGGCCCCGGGTCCTCCTTGCTGCTTCAGGAAGTGTAGCCGCTATAAAATTTGAGAGCCTTTGCCGTAGCTTCTCTGAGTGGGCGGATGTCCGAGCTGTGGCCACCACGCCATCCTTGCACTTCGTTGATAGATCATCTCTACCAAGTGGCATCGTTCTTTACACTGATGACGATGAATGGTCTACCTGGAAGAAGATAGGAGATGAAGTCTTACACATCGAGCTGCGGAAATGGGCAGACGTTATGGTGATCGCTCCATTGTCAGCAAATACCCTGGCTAag ATCGCCGGTGGGTTATGCGACAACCTCTTGACCTGCATCGTGAGAGCGTGGGACTACAGCAAACCGCTCTTTGTTGCCCCAGCCATGAACACGTTAATGTGGAACAACCCATTCACGGAGCGGCATCTTCACACAATCAACCAACTGGGCATAGCCTTGATCCCCCCAGTTACCAAAAGGCTGGCCTGTGGCGATTACGGGAACGGCGCAATGGCCGAAACCTCGCAGATCCATACTTCCGTGAGGCTCGCGTGCAAGACGCAACCGCACGATGCGAGCAGTTCACTCGCGGGTCCTGTCAGTAATAACCGGCCATCTAGCTGA